A stretch of the Lolium perenne isolate Kyuss_39 chromosome 3, Kyuss_2.0, whole genome shotgun sequence genome encodes the following:
- the LOC127345295 gene encoding DEAD-box ATP-dependent RNA helicase 30, which translates to MNPYADNRYADPSSYRDRRSDLAAAPVIAPQVPVGAANPYAAPYTPIAASAGGNFPRYGQGGGGGYGGGMGYGGGRGGGGGFHGGGGRGGGNGRDGLDSISLQKPDFRGLIPFEKSFYVECPEVQAMSETDVAQYRQLRDITVEGREVPKPIRFFHEANFPDYCMQAIAKSGFVEPTPIQAQGWPMALKGRDVIGIAETGSGKTLSYILPGLVHVGAQPRLEQGDGPIVLILAPTRELAVQIQAEATKFGSYSRTRSTCIYGGAPKGPQIRDLRRGVEIAIATPGRLIDMLEAGHTNLRRVTYLVLDEADRMLDMGFEPQIRKILAQIRPDRQTLYWSATWPREVESLARQFLSNPYKVMIGTAELKANHSIQQIVEVISDHEKYPRLSKLLSDLMDGSRILIFFQTKKECDKVTRQLRMDGWPALSIHGDKAQSERDYVLAEFKSGKSPIMAATDVAARGLDVKDIKCVINFDFPTTIEDYIHRIGRTGRAGATGMAFTFFTHSNAKYSRNLVKILREAGQVVNPALESMSKSAGSMGGGNNFRSRGRGGFGGNRSGSNNIPVRRRY; encoded by the exons atgaacCCCTACGCCGACAACCGCTACGCCGACCCCTCCTCCTACCGCGACAGGCGCAG CGACCTGGCCGCGGCTCCCGTGATCGCCCCGCAGGTCCCCGTGGGCGCCGCGAACCCCTACGCCGCTCCGTACACGCCCATAGCCGCTTCCGCTGGGGGCAACTTCCCGCGCTATGgccagggcggcggcggcggctacggTGGAGGCATGGGCTACGGCGGCGgcagaggcggcggcggtggcttccACGGCGGCGGTGGTAGAGGAGGCGGCAACGGGAGGGACGGCCTAGACTCGATCTCCCTGCAGAAGCCGGATTTCCGGGGCCTTATACCGTTCGAGAAGAGCTTCTACGTCGAGTGCCCCGAGGTGCAGGCCATGTCGGAGACGGATGTGGCGCAGTACCGCCAGCTACGGGatatcaccgtggagggacgggagGTGCCCAAGCCCATCCGCTTCTTCCACGAAGCCAACTTCCCAG ATTACTGCATGCAAGCGATAGCTAAGTCGGGATTTGTGGAGCCAACGCCTATTCAAGCTCAGGGCTGGCCCATGGCTTTGAAGGGCAGGGACGTGATTGGCATCGCAGAAACTGGCTCTGGGAAAACACTATCTTACATACTACCTGGGTTGGTTCATGTTGGTGCACAGCCTCGGCTAG AACAAGGTGATGGCCCAATCGTCTTGATCCTTGCTCCGACAAGGGAACTGGCTGTTCAAATACAGGCAGAAGCTACAAAATTTGGATCATACTCCAGAACTAGAAGCACATGTATCTACGGTGGAGCACCTAAGGGACCACAAATACGTGATCTTAGGAGAG GAGTGGAAATCGCCATTGCAACACCTGGACGGTTGATTGATATGCTGGAAGCTGGTCACACAAACTTGCGTAGGGTTACATACCTTGTGCTGGATGAGGCAGACCGTATGCTAGATATGGGCTTCGAGCCTCAGATTCGGAAAATATTGGCACAA ATCCGTCCGGACAGGCAAACTTTGTACTGGAGTGCCACGTGGCCAAGGGAAGTTGAATCCTTGGCTAGACAATTTCTTTCAAACCCTTACAAG GTAATGATAGGAACAGCTGAACTTAAAGCTAATCATTCCATACAACAAATTGTCGAAGTTATTTCAGATCATGAAAAGTATCCCAG GCTGAGTAAGCTTTTATCCGATCTAATGGATGGGAGCCGAATATTGATATTTTTTCAAACGAAAAAGGAATGTGATAAGGTTACTCGACAACTTAGAATGGATGGATGGCCAGCGTTATCTATACATGGTGATAAAGCTCAGTCTGAAAGGGACTATGTTCTAGCCGAGTTTAAGAGTGGGAAGAGTCCTATAATGGCTGCCACAGATGTAGCAGCACGTGGTCTTG ACGTGAAGGATATAAAGTGTGTGATCAATTTTGATTTCCCAACCACTATCGAGGATTATATTCACAGGATAGGCCGAACTGGCCGTGCTGGTGCAACTGGAATGGCTTTTACGTTCTTCACACACTCAAATGCAAAGTATTCGAGGAATCTTGTCAAGATCTTGCGTGAAGCTGGCCAGGTTGTAAATCCAGCTCTAGAATCTATGTCCAAGTCTGCCGGTTCTATGGGAGGAG GAAACAATTTCCGGTCAAGGGGGCGTGGCGGGTTTGGTGGTAACCGTTCTGGATCAAATAACATCCCAGTAAGGAGAAGATATTGA